Below is a genomic region from Halococcus hamelinensis 100A6.
CCCCCTCCGGGCCCCGGCACACCGAGACCACGGGATGCCGACCGCCGCTCGTCCCGTCGGCGAGCCAGGACTCGACGAACCGCGCGACCTGGAGGGTCTGGCACTCCTTTCGGACCTGGGTCTCGCCGTCGCGGTACTTCCTATCATACTCCCGGTCGAGGCTCGCGCCGAGCGCGAGCGCCGCCTCCACGTCGCCCTCGATCCCCTGGCCGGTGTAGGCGTCGAGGAAGGCGAGAGTGAGGTCGTCGCGCCCCTCGGGGTTCGCGACTTCGAGGTCCTCCCAGTCCTCACCGACTCGTTCGCGTTCGCCAAAGCCCAGTTTGTCGTCGTAGGTCGAGAGCAGCGCGCCGCGGAACGCGCTCACGACGTTCGTGGCCTTCTCGGTTCGCGGGTCGTCGGCGTCTTCGAGTTCGGCGAGCGCCGAGTCGAGGGTGGTCTCGGTCAGGGTCCGGGTCGCGTGTTCGCGCGCCGCGCCCTCGACGTTGTGGGCCTCGTCGAAAACGGTGATGACGTCCTCGGGGTCGCGGCCGAGCCAGCGGAAGAACTGCTCGCGGATGTTGGGATCGAGGATGTGGTGGTAGTTGCAGACCACCAGATCCATCGCCTCCATGCCGTCCTTCAGGAGTTCGTAGCCACAGAGCCCCTCGCGCTCGGCGTAGTCGTAGACCTCCTCGGGGGTGCGGACGTCGGTCGTAAGCCACTCGTAGAACGCCTCGGTGTCGGCGGTGAGGTTGTTGTAGTAGTGTTCGCAGATCGAGCCCTCGCGGAGGTCTTCGAGTTCGTCCTCGACGGCGTCGAGTTCGTCCATCACCGCGCTCCGGGCCTCGGCGGCGTCCGCTTCGCCCGCCTGGCTCGCGTCGAGCAGGTCGCCCTGGGCCGCTTCGAGTTCGCGTTTCTCGCTCTCGGCCTCGACGAGGTTCTTCGTGGTGTCCCGGAGGACCTGACACTCCTCGTAGTCGACCCCGATGTGGCACATCGAGGCTTTGCCCTTGAAGACGGTGGCCTTGAGGGGTTCGTGTTCGTTAATCGCCCGCGCGTCGGCGACGAACTGGCGCATCTGCTGGTGGACGCTCGTCGTTATTACCACCGTCTTGTCCTCCTCGCGGGCGAACTCGAGCGCGGGGACCAGCGCGGAGAGGGTCTTGCCCGTACCGCAGGCTCCCTCGAAGAGGACGTCGCGCTCCTCGTCGAGGGCGTCGTGGATGCGTTCGATGGCCGCGCGCTGGTTCTCGTAGGGCGACTCGTAGGGGAAGAACCGCCACGCGCGCTGCGAGTCGGCCGCCACAGTGGTTGGATTCGGGCGCGTTCGGGCATAAGGGTTCGTGTGGCACGGTGGAAGTGGTCCGTCGGAGTCGTGGGTCGGCACTCGTACGTCAGGACCACCCACCGTGGCGCGCGCTCGCGGTCCTGCGTGAGCGACGAGGTTCGAGCGAAGCGAGAACCTCGA
It encodes:
- a CDS encoding DEAD/DEAH box helicase, producing MAADSQRAWRFFPYESPYENQRAAIERIHDALDEERDVLFEGACGTGKTLSALVPALEFAREEDKTVVITTSVHQQMRQFVADARAINEHEPLKATVFKGKASMCHIGVDYEECQVLRDTTKNLVEAESEKRELEAAQGDLLDASQAGEADAAEARSAVMDELDAVEDELEDLREGSICEHYYNNLTADTEAFYEWLTTDVRTPEEVYDYAEREGLCGYELLKDGMEAMDLVVCNYHHILDPNIREQFFRWLGRDPEDVITVFDEAHNVEGAAREHATRTLTETTLDSALAELEDADDPRTEKATNVVSAFRGALLSTYDDKLGFGERERVGEDWEDLEVANPEGRDDLTLAFLDAYTGQGIEGDVEAALALGASLDREYDRKYRDGETQVRKECQTLQVARFVESWLADGTSGGRHPVVSVCRGPEG